From the Lathyrus oleraceus cultivar Zhongwan6 chromosome 4, CAAS_Psat_ZW6_1.0, whole genome shotgun sequence genome, one window contains:
- the LOC127137364 gene encoding uncharacterized protein LOC127137364, producing MSQQPTSSSSKNMSDSLSAEPSNPNREDPIDDSANTPHARRPKETVTGFSSAIALEERTKEGSRYVHNAIATMVTGILSGNHKVLGVSIPLNTIEPDSVTYQENTESLGKNISDDVEQADAHKELNVDKPLDNVAGEEVHVTHDVSDNPNCEVEIVDLEEFSDNELLSSFLPSIAKRVRTRREKKTVAQRSPRKNIDVPTSSKTTVAVESSLKRKVHGPTKSWSKGVPKKKKTKSVVVESDSDVPWKYVYQKRLALERELAQNVLDCKDIMDLIQEVGLMKTMNQFSKCYEMLVKEFIVNLSEECADGKSKEFRKVYVRGKCVNFSPSLINKYLGRPDVAQPKLELTDNKICQVITANQVRKWPLNGKLVASKLSVKYAMLHKIGAANWVPTNHKSTVAVMLGKFIYAVGTKANFDYGSYIFDQTLKHAGSFSVKGPIAFPSLICGIVLNQFPNILTENDSVKKRDSPMSFNHKLFLGTHVPDIVMTTGETSRVSKQPDKAVVIAMLKETCRELEARKLNLEKLISTLEMTEGDVLGEAVAVAEEAEIQGEEGEADATPDDGTNDDADSESDD from the exons ATGTCTCAACAACCCACCTCATCTTCTTCCAAGAACATGTCTGATTCTCTTAGCGCTGAACCAAGCAACCCTAACAGAGAAGATCCTATTGATGACTCTGCGAATACCCcacatgcaagaagacctaaagaaactgTAACAGGCTTCTCCTCAGCCATCGCTCTTGAGGAACGAACCAAAGAAGGTTCTAGGTATGTTCACAATGCCATTGCCACTATGGTGACTGGAATACTGTCTGGTAATCATAAGGTCCTTGGGGTTTCCATTCCCTTAAACACTATTGAACCTGATAGTGTTACTTATCAAGAAAATACTGAGTCTTTAGGAAAGAATATCTCTGATGATGTTGAGCAAGCTGATGCTCATAAGGAGTTAAATGTTGACAAACCCTTAGATAATGTGGCTGGTGAGGAAGTTCATGTCACTcatgatgtcagtgacaaccctaactGTGAGGTTGAAATAGTAGACTTGGAGGAATTTTCTGATAATGAGCTGCTGTCCTCTTTCctccctagcatagccaaaagggttaggactaggagagaaaagAAAACTGTGGCTCAAAGGTCCCCCAGAAAGAATATTGATGTTCCAACCTCTTCCAAGACAACGGTGGCAGTCGAGAGTTCCCTCAAGAGGAAAGTTCATGGTCCAaccaaatcttggagcaaaggGGTGCCCAAGAAAAAGAAGACCAAGTCTGTTGTTGTTGAGTCTGACTCAGATGTTCC GTGGAAATATGTTTATCAGAAGAGGCTGGCTTTGGAAAGGGAATTAGCTCAGAATGTCCTAGACTGTAAGGATATTATGGACCTTATTCAAGAGGTTGGTTTAATGAAGACTATGAATCAGTTCTCAAAGTGCTATGAGATGTTGGTGAAGGAATTTATTGTTAATTTGTCTGAAGAATGTGCTGATGGCAAGTCTAAGGAATTCAGGAAAGTGTATGTGAGAGGCAAGTGTGTAAATTTCTCTCCCTCATTGATCAACAAGTATTTGGGAAGGCCTGATGTAGCTCAACCTAAGCTTGAGTTGACTGATAACaaaatctgtcaagtcatcactgctaatCAAGTAAGGAAGTGGCCTCTCAATGGAAAATTGGTGGCCAGTAAACTGAGTGTCAAGTATGCAATGCTGCACAAGATTGGAGCTGCTAACTGGGTGCCCACCAATCATAAATCTACAGTTGCTGTAATGCTTGGAAAGTTTATatatgctgttggaaccaaggCCAATTTTGACTATGGCTCCTATATTTTTGATCAAACTTTGAAGCATGCAGgaagcttcagtgtgaagggtcctatagcctttccttctcTCATCTGTGGTATTGTTTTGAATCAGTTTCCAAACATCTTAACAGAGAATGATTCTGTGAAGAAAAGAGACAGCCCTATGTCCTTCAATCATAAGCTGTTCCTAGGTACCCATGTCCCCGACATTGTCATGACAACAGGTGAGACATCACGTGTAAGCAAACAACCCGATAAAGCTGTTGTCATTGCAATGCTCAAAGAAACCTGCAGGGAGTtagaggcaaggaagctgaaCTTGGAAAAATTGATCAGCACTTTGGAGATGACTGAAGGTGATGTGCTTGGTGAAGCTGTTGCTGTTGCAGAAGAAGCTGAAATACAAGGTGAAGAGGGAGAAGCAGATGCCACTCCTGATGATGGCACAAATGATGATGCTGACTCTGAGTCAGATGACTAG